One window from the genome of Amphiprion ocellaris isolate individual 3 ecotype Okinawa chromosome 23, ASM2253959v1, whole genome shotgun sequence encodes:
- the tlr2 gene encoding toll-like receptor 2 isoform X1, translating to MRRPTSCQLALLLLFLNLCRGQGSDSGDGRSDSGDGRSSCHRCDSHLSCNCSHGGFTHIPVVTDRALTIDLSCNAIATVMDDDLMGHTRLRALDLHGNGLAAIQPSAFDSLWSLEELDLSDNQLAALNYRWFRKLEALQQLNLLSNPYSCLGSPPLFQGLIQLRRLAFGGPALEELRRGDLSGVTQLEELTVHANNLTRYESGTLADIWPLGRVTLSLHGPFLTNMPVASAVLGDVSYPETPITLEDLHLIGNWSVQPLRESARKRIRHLSFRNLSVSDEAVVSLLVVVDGVPITYLSVDGITLTGEGRWEKASYTDQRSIDEFFAQDVVVLDVFKFFSLLDLKFLLQYLRRVSVINSKVFVMPCITSKLLVNLQYLDLSDNLLTDLTLVETLCGDHETLKELRVLNISGNPLKSLSTVSRLVTKLSKLTHLDVSRTGYISMPPSCPWPSTLRHLNISGAKLTTTTPCLPATLEVLDLSNNNLRGFTQHLPVLRELHLSGNKFLSLPPGQLFPNLQTLTIHSNTLNMFGRLDLQSFRRLESLQAGQNQFVCSCDFVNFLQSALKGHEGIHLTDGEDNYVCDSPLYLQGEPVGRVHLSIVTCHRVLFVSVSCGLVLVVGVLLGVFLWRLHAFWYLKMTWAWLKAKHSSRCRQRHRVIEGSEALLSFDAFVSYSERDAGWVENFLVPELEEPSESDSGDPRTLRSLTLCLHKRDFLPGHWIVDNIMSAMERSRRTVFILSENFVQSDWCRYELDFSHFWLFDGHAGGEAAILVLLEPLSKDDVPKRFYKLRKLMSSTTYLEWPREEERRPEFWRSLRKALRGGDEDD from the exons ATGAGACGTCCGACCAGCTGCCAGctcgccctcctcctcctcttcctgaaCCTCTGCCGGGGTCAGGGGTCGGACTCGGGCGACGGGAGGTCGGACTCGGGCGACGGGAGGTCGTCCTGCCATCGCTGCGACTCGCATCTCTCCTGCAACTGTTCCCACGGCGGATTCACCCACATTCCTGTGGTAACGGACCGAGCGCTGACCATCGACCTCTCCTGCAACGCCATCGCCACGGTGATGGATGACGACCTGATGGGCCACACGCGACTCAGGGCTCttgatctccatg GTAACGGATTAGCTGCCATCCAGCCGTCGGCCTTCGACTCTCTCTGGAGTCTGGAGGAACTGGATCTGTCTGACAACCAGCTGGCTGCCCTCAACTACCGGTGGTTCAGAAAGCTAGAagctctgcagcagctcaaCCTGCTCAGCAACCCGTACAG CTGCCTGGGTTCTCCGCCGCTGTTCCAGGGACTCATCCAGCTGAGGAGGCTGGCGTTCGGAGGTCCAGCTctggaggagctgaggaggggaGATCTGTCCGGAGTCACCCAGCTGGAGGAGCTCACCGTCCACGCCAACAACCTGACCAG ATATGAGTCGGGCACTTTAGCCGACATTTGGCCGCTGGGTCGTGTCACTTTGAGCCTCCATGGTCCGTTCTTGACAAACATGCCGGTGGCCTCGGCTGTGCTGGGGGACGTTTCGTACCCCGAGACGCCCATCACTCTGGAGGACCTCCATCTGATCGGGAACTGGTCCGTTCAGCCCCTCAGAGAGTCGGCCAGGAAGAGGATCAG GCATTTGTCTTTCCGTAACCTGTCTGTGTCCGACGAGGCCGTTGTCAGCCTCCTGGTGGTGGTCGATGGAGTTCCAATCACCTATCTTTCCGTGGATGGTATTACACTGACGGGTGAGGGCAG GTGGGAGAAGGCCAGCTATACCGATCAAAGAAGCATCGACGAGTTCTTCGCCCAAGACGTCGTGGTACTGGACGTCTTCAAGTTTTTCTCTCTTCTGGACTTGAAGTTTTTGCTGCAATACCTGAGGAGAGTGTCCGTCATAAACTCCAAg GTGTTCGTGATGCCCTGCATCACATCCAAACTGCTGGTGAACCTGCAGTACCTGGACCTGTCCGACAACCTGCTGACCGACCTGACGCTGGTGGAGACGCTGTGCGGCGACCACGAAACGCTGAAGGAGCTCCGAGTTCTGAACATCAGTGGAAACCCTCTGAAG TCTTTGTCCACGGTGAGCCGGCTGGTCACGAAGCTCTCCAAGCTGACCCACCTGGACGTCAGCAGGACCGGCTACATCTCAATGCCCCCTAGCTGCCCTTGGCCCTCCACCCTGCGACACCTCAACATCTCTGGGGCCAAGCTCACCACCACCACTCCCTGTCTACCCGCCACCCTGGAG GTGTTGGACCTGAGCAACAACAATCTGAGAGGCTTCACTCAGCATCTGCCAGTGCTCCGAGAGCTCCACCTCTCTGGGAACAAGTTTCTGAGTTTACCGCCTGGGCAGCTCTTCCCCAATCTGCAAACACTGACGATACAC tcaaacaccCTGAACATGTTCGGCCGCTTAGACCTCCAGTCATTCAGGCGACTCGAGAGCCTCCAGGCGGGTCAAAACCAGTTTGTCTGCTCCTGTGACTTCGTCAATTTCCTCCAGTCTGCGCTTAAAGGACACGAAGGCATCCATTTAACAGACGGTGAGGACAACTATGTCTGCGACTCTCCTCTCTACCTGCAGGGGGAACCGGTGGGTCGAGTCCACCTTTCCATTGTCACTTGCCACCgggttctgtttgtgtctgtgagcTGTGGGCTGGTGCTGGTTGTTGGGGTCCTGCTGGGTGTCTTCTTGTGGCGCCTCCATGCCTTCTGGTACCTGAAGATGACCTGGGCCTGGCTGAAGGCCAAGCACAGCTCCCGGTGCCGGCAGAGGCACAGAGTCATCGAGGGTTCGGAAGCGTTGCTGTCATTTGACGCTTTCGTTTCCTATAGTGAGAGAGATGCCGGCTGGGTGGAAAACTTCTTGGTGCCTGAGCTGGAGGAGCCGAG CGAGTCTGACTCCGGGGATCCCAGAACCTTGCGGTCGTTGACGCTGTGCCTCCACAAGCGGGACTTCCTTCCTGGACACTGGATCGTGGACAACATCATGAGCGCCATGGAGCGCAGCCGGCGGACCGTCTTCATCCTCTCCGAGAATTTCGTGCAGTCCGACTGGTGCCGCTACGAGCTCGACTTCTCCCACTTCTGGCTTTTCGACGGGCACGCCGGCGGAGAGGCGGCCATCTTGGTCCTGCTGGAGCCGCTGTCCAAGGACGACGTCCCCAAACGCTTCTACAAACTGCGCAAGCTCATGAGCTCCACCACCTACCTGGAGTGGCCTCGGGAGGAGGAGCGAAGGCCGGAGTTCTGGAGGAGCCTCCGCAAAGCTCTAAGAGGAGGTGATGAGGACGACTGA
- the LOC111586856 gene encoding serine protease FAM111A-like gives MAAPGQVKEEERQEEVEKQHEEEEVEVEEVKEMEEEVEVKEEEEEVENAKEKGKKEEDNIDSKGRHSHQFIEKLANKDEKMLCIFRGPSRFRNTIKKLKEKLTRTEEKKTSGTGSTDNTDESYGWIKRMLSEFDGNSFRKLLELKKENFGKIQLSFSEVHRVKKLLKLGKSVCKVIVSDVCQGTGFVLFDRLILTNAHLFKDCVKEKKLQEDTKVYALFNYDEPEPFTNYDTFAAEKMFIDLDLELDYAILELNPKGQKHNQAAETEEAEVPPGLLSKFGPPPVNGEACLIGHPAGAVKKMDPTCIIPIEKREEAVDKHLHPYKNTLFIVQSIIGVIQKQHIGSIIMGGSKADKVVTYNTFMYHGASGSPVFDVKCRVFGLHTAGYAYGFPKETESVIEFALPLLTIFENFVSKVKKSGNKELLERIQENAIGNSHLEQIIEELNAEEKMETN, from the exons ATGGCTGCACCCGGTCAGgtgaaagaggaggaaaggcaggaggaagtggaaaaacagcatgaggaagaggaagtggaAGTGGAGGAGGTAAAGGAGatggaagaggaggtggaggtaaaggaggaggaagaggaagtggaAAATGCGAaggagaagggaaaaaaagaggaggacaaTATTGATTCAAAG GGTCGACACTCCCATCAGTTCATAGAGAAATTAGCAAATAAAGATGAGAAAATGTTGTGCATTTTCCGTGGTCCATCTCGTTTCCggaatacaataaaaaaactaaaagaaaaacttacaaGGACTGAGGAGAAGAAGACGAGTGGAACCGGCAGCACCGACAACACTGACGAGAGTTACGGTTGGATTAAACGGATGCTGAGTGAGTTCGATGGCAATTCCTTTCGGAAGCTGCTGGAGCTGAAGAAGGAGAACTTTGGAAAGATCCAACTTTCTTTCAGTGAAGTTCACAGAGTCAAGAAGCTGCTCAAACTGGGCAAATCAGTTTGTAAAGTCATCGTTAGCGATGTTTGCCAGGGAACAGGCTTTGTGCTGTTTGACAGGTTGATCCTGActaatgcacatttatttaagGATTGTGTTAAAGAAAAGAAGCTGCAGGAGGATACAAAAGTTTATGCCCTGTTTAACTATGATGAACCTGAGCCATTCACTAATTATGACACCTTTGCCGCAGAGAAGATGTTCATTGACTTAGACTTGGAGCTAGATTACGCCATTCTGGAGCTCAACCCTAAGGGCCAAAAACACAAccaagcagcagaaacagaggaagCTGAAGTACCACCAGGGCTCCTGAGTAAATTTGGTCCTCCACCTGTCAATGGTGAAGCCTGTCTGATTGGTCACCCAGCAGGAGCAgtgaaaaaaatggatcctACATGTATCATTCCAatagagaagagagaggaggctgtggacaaacatttacatccctacaaaaacacactgttCATTGTCCAGTCAATCATTGGCGTGATCCAAAAACAGCACATTGGAAGCATAATTATGGGAGGAAGCAAAGCAGATAAAGTCGTGACCTACAACACTTTCATGTATCACGGAGCTTCTGGCTCCCCAGTGTTTGATGTTAAGTGCAGAGTTTTTGGTTTGCACACTGCAGGATACGCCTATGGGTTTCcaaaagagacagagagtgtGATTGAGTTTGCACTACCTCTGCTGACTATATTTGAGAACTTTGTGAGCAAAGTGAAGAAGAGTGGAAACAAGGAGCTGCTGGAGAGAATTCAGGAGAATGCAATTGGAAACTCACACCTAGAACAGATCATTGAGGAACTGAATGCTGAGGAGAAAATGGAAACCAACTAG
- the tlr2 gene encoding toll-like receptor 2 isoform X2, which yields MRRPTSCQLALLLLFLNLCRGQGSDSGDGRSDSGDGRSSCHRCDSHLSCNCSHGGFTHIPVVTDRALTIDLSCNAIATVMDDDLMGHTRLRALDLHGNGLAAIQPSAFDSLWSLEELDLSDNQLAALNYRWFRKLEALQQLNLLSNPYSCLGSPPLFQGLIQLRRLAFGGPALEELRRGDLSGVTQLEELTVHANNLTRYESGTLADIWPLGRVTLSLHGPFLTNMPVASAVLGDVSYPETPITLEDLHLIGNWSVQPLRESARKRIRHLSFRNLSVSDEAVVSLLVVVDGVPITYLSVDGITLTGEGRWEKASYTDQRSIDEFFAQDVVVLDVFKFFSLLDLKFLLQYLRRVSVINSKVFVMPCITSKLLVNLQYLDLSDNLLTDLTLVETLCGDHETLKELRVLNISGNPLKSLSTVSRLVTKLSKLTHLDVSRTGYISMPPSCPWPSTLRHLNISGAKLTTTTPCLPATLEVLDLSNNNLRGFTQHLPVLRELHLSGNKFLSLPPGQLFPNLQTLTIHGEPVGRVHLSIVTCHRVLFVSVSCGLVLVVGVLLGVFLWRLHAFWYLKMTWAWLKAKHSSRCRQRHRVIEGSEALLSFDAFVSYSERDAGWVENFLVPELEEPSESDSGDPRTLRSLTLCLHKRDFLPGHWIVDNIMSAMERSRRTVFILSENFVQSDWCRYELDFSHFWLFDGHAGGEAAILVLLEPLSKDDVPKRFYKLRKLMSSTTYLEWPREEERRPEFWRSLRKALRGGDEDD from the exons ATGAGACGTCCGACCAGCTGCCAGctcgccctcctcctcctcttcctgaaCCTCTGCCGGGGTCAGGGGTCGGACTCGGGCGACGGGAGGTCGGACTCGGGCGACGGGAGGTCGTCCTGCCATCGCTGCGACTCGCATCTCTCCTGCAACTGTTCCCACGGCGGATTCACCCACATTCCTGTGGTAACGGACCGAGCGCTGACCATCGACCTCTCCTGCAACGCCATCGCCACGGTGATGGATGACGACCTGATGGGCCACACGCGACTCAGGGCTCttgatctccatg GTAACGGATTAGCTGCCATCCAGCCGTCGGCCTTCGACTCTCTCTGGAGTCTGGAGGAACTGGATCTGTCTGACAACCAGCTGGCTGCCCTCAACTACCGGTGGTTCAGAAAGCTAGAagctctgcagcagctcaaCCTGCTCAGCAACCCGTACAG CTGCCTGGGTTCTCCGCCGCTGTTCCAGGGACTCATCCAGCTGAGGAGGCTGGCGTTCGGAGGTCCAGCTctggaggagctgaggaggggaGATCTGTCCGGAGTCACCCAGCTGGAGGAGCTCACCGTCCACGCCAACAACCTGACCAG ATATGAGTCGGGCACTTTAGCCGACATTTGGCCGCTGGGTCGTGTCACTTTGAGCCTCCATGGTCCGTTCTTGACAAACATGCCGGTGGCCTCGGCTGTGCTGGGGGACGTTTCGTACCCCGAGACGCCCATCACTCTGGAGGACCTCCATCTGATCGGGAACTGGTCCGTTCAGCCCCTCAGAGAGTCGGCCAGGAAGAGGATCAG GCATTTGTCTTTCCGTAACCTGTCTGTGTCCGACGAGGCCGTTGTCAGCCTCCTGGTGGTGGTCGATGGAGTTCCAATCACCTATCTTTCCGTGGATGGTATTACACTGACGGGTGAGGGCAG GTGGGAGAAGGCCAGCTATACCGATCAAAGAAGCATCGACGAGTTCTTCGCCCAAGACGTCGTGGTACTGGACGTCTTCAAGTTTTTCTCTCTTCTGGACTTGAAGTTTTTGCTGCAATACCTGAGGAGAGTGTCCGTCATAAACTCCAAg GTGTTCGTGATGCCCTGCATCACATCCAAACTGCTGGTGAACCTGCAGTACCTGGACCTGTCCGACAACCTGCTGACCGACCTGACGCTGGTGGAGACGCTGTGCGGCGACCACGAAACGCTGAAGGAGCTCCGAGTTCTGAACATCAGTGGAAACCCTCTGAAG TCTTTGTCCACGGTGAGCCGGCTGGTCACGAAGCTCTCCAAGCTGACCCACCTGGACGTCAGCAGGACCGGCTACATCTCAATGCCCCCTAGCTGCCCTTGGCCCTCCACCCTGCGACACCTCAACATCTCTGGGGCCAAGCTCACCACCACCACTCCCTGTCTACCCGCCACCCTGGAG GTGTTGGACCTGAGCAACAACAATCTGAGAGGCTTCACTCAGCATCTGCCAGTGCTCCGAGAGCTCCACCTCTCTGGGAACAAGTTTCTGAGTTTACCGCCTGGGCAGCTCTTCCCCAATCTGCAAACACTGACGATACAC GGGGAACCGGTGGGTCGAGTCCACCTTTCCATTGTCACTTGCCACCgggttctgtttgtgtctgtgagcTGTGGGCTGGTGCTGGTTGTTGGGGTCCTGCTGGGTGTCTTCTTGTGGCGCCTCCATGCCTTCTGGTACCTGAAGATGACCTGGGCCTGGCTGAAGGCCAAGCACAGCTCCCGGTGCCGGCAGAGGCACAGAGTCATCGAGGGTTCGGAAGCGTTGCTGTCATTTGACGCTTTCGTTTCCTATAGTGAGAGAGATGCCGGCTGGGTGGAAAACTTCTTGGTGCCTGAGCTGGAGGAGCCGAG CGAGTCTGACTCCGGGGATCCCAGAACCTTGCGGTCGTTGACGCTGTGCCTCCACAAGCGGGACTTCCTTCCTGGACACTGGATCGTGGACAACATCATGAGCGCCATGGAGCGCAGCCGGCGGACCGTCTTCATCCTCTCCGAGAATTTCGTGCAGTCCGACTGGTGCCGCTACGAGCTCGACTTCTCCCACTTCTGGCTTTTCGACGGGCACGCCGGCGGAGAGGCGGCCATCTTGGTCCTGCTGGAGCCGCTGTCCAAGGACGACGTCCCCAAACGCTTCTACAAACTGCGCAAGCTCATGAGCTCCACCACCTACCTGGAGTGGCCTCGGGAGGAGGAGCGAAGGCCGGAGTTCTGGAGGAGCCTCCGCAAAGCTCTAAGAGGAGGTGATGAGGACGACTGA